A segment of the Candidatus Marinarcus aquaticus genome:
GCTGTTATACTAGATGAAGGTAAGAGGGTACTTAAAAGTTGCTCCAATTTTTGTGTCAATTGTACAAACTCATTGGGTGAGGTGTTATTATAAGCAAGTGAAGCCTGTATTTGAGGCAGTTGTTTGAGTGTTTGTAAAAACTCTTTTCCTTGTGCAAGAAGTAAGGGTGTATTTTGGGTAGTTGCACTGTTAAGTTTATCTAAAAGTTGTGTCACCTCTTTAGCCAATGTAGGTTGTGTATGAGAGACTTGAGATTGAAGTTGGGTGAGCACATTTTTAAGTTCAGATGCCACTTCAGGTTTCATGGTGTTTATAGTAGGTTGATTGAATGCTTGAGGCAACTCTTTATTTAAAAGGGTTTCCAGTTTAGTGACCAGTTGTGTCAACTGAGCTTGTGGAGTGTTTTGAGTGCTTTGCAGTTGTGTAAAAACATCTTTAATCGTATTCATAAGTGTTTTTATATCATTGAGTGTTTGTGTGGGGTTATTTTGCCCTTGATTGGTGATGATTTTATCTATTAAATTTAAGATGGCTTCTTTATTGGGAAGGTTGGTTTGTTGCAATGCTGTTTTTATCTCATTGAGTGTTTGCATGATCGCATTGGGAAGCGTTCCCAATGTTTTTGCTATCTTGGCTTCTAAAAAAACTCCTGAATTATTGAGTTGCTTTTGGATGTTGTCTTCATTCATGGAGGTAATATTGAGCATAAACTTTTCAAGAACTCCTTCGAATTTTTGTAAAGAAGGGGTGTTTTTAATCGTTGTTAAAAGGGTTTGTAACTCTTTAGGAAAAGAACCCATTTCTTTAAATATATTGGTGTTTTTGAGTATGTTTAAAACAGTTTCATTGGATTTTGTATTGTTTGTGATATCATCAAAGAGTCCTTTTAAGACATCTTGAATATTGCCGCCTTTATTGTTTGAAAGCAATTGTTCAACATCGGCTTGTTTGAGTGCTTCTTTAAGGACTTTATTATCATTGGGTAAAAGTATATTTAAAAGGTTATTTGATGATATTTCCATGGATAAAGTATATCATAATGATGGGAAAATTGGTAGTTGATGGTGGTGCGAATGGTGAGAATCGAACTCACACTCCGAAACCGGAACGGGATTTTAAGTCCCGCGCGTCTACCTATTCCGCCACACTCGCACAATCAATCATAAGTTTTTTAAAGTGGAGCGGGAGACGAGACTCGAACT
Coding sequences within it:
- a CDS encoding flagellar hook-length control protein FliK; its protein translation is MEISSNNLLNILLPNDNKVLKEALKQADVEQLLSNNKGGNIQDVLKGLFDDITNNTKSNETVLNILKNTNIFKEMGSFPKELQTLLTTIKNTPSLQKFEGVLEKFMLNITSMNEDNIQKQLNNSGVFLEAKIAKTLGTLPNAIMQTLNEIKTALQQTNLPNKEAILNLIDKIITNQGQNNPTQTLNDIKTLMNTIKDVFTQLQSTQNTPQAQLTQLVTKLETLLNKELPQAFNQPTINTMKPEVASELKNVLTQLQSQVSHTQPTLAKEVTQLLDKLNSATTQNTPLLLAQGKEFLQTLKQLPQIQASLAYNNTSPNEFVQLTQKLEQLLSTLLPSSSITAPLQNQTINSLNTTSLPPIKPEILNEIKTLLTQLQPVVAQLSNIDTKELTALLQKALLPQTQSNPTLLVNTLQELFTHIKSNDSLQNLMQNSMQFKELGQLITKFETLVTKEILNNPIFTNPANNPALLKEGVSHDMKAILLQIQQEINANPTSITNPQDISKQVDRLLTQIDYSQLMSHTSNTNFVYVPFMWNLLEEGTIATMKTDQEKFYCEINLKLKEYGKLNLLLAIYNKNNLDITILAQKEDFKQMIHKNIQELKKQLNSVGLIPLNVKLLDLKEKEEQQKSQSNIFNDYSSELHLGVDIRV